The DNA segment GCGCATGGATTGGCCGAGCCGCAGAGGCTAATCCTCGATCGCAATGCGCCCGGCAGCGTCGCCGCCAATGTGCATTTGCCGGATGTCGATGCCGTGTTCGCCGCCAACGACGCCTATGCGATCGGCTTCATGGCTGGTCTGCGCAAAGCCGGCCGACTGCGTCAGGCCGCCGCATCGGAGCAGCCCGTCGCGGTCATTGGACTCGGCAATCTCGAGATGGGCCAATTGATTTCGCCTGCCTTGAGCACGATCAGCGTGCACGGACACGATATCGGCCGCACGGCAGCGACGCTGACGCTGGAACGCGGTGGCGAGCGGCGCATCGATCTCGGATTCGAACTCGTGCTGCGCGATAGCGGCTAGTGGTCCGATTCCAAGGGACCACTGGACAATCCCCGGGATGGCCGCTGGAATGGGTTTTGCAGCGACCAACAAAAACAAGGGGAAAAAAGAATGCCGCAATCCCACCGCGCCAGGCGCCAGGAATTCAGGATCGAAGAACTTGCCGCGCCCCTCAGCCACTACACGGATGCGGTGCGGTTTGGCGACATTCTCTTCGTCTCCGGACTGACCGCGCATAACGGCGAAGGAAAGCTCGTCGGCGGCGCGGACGCTGCCGCGCAGACCCGCCAGATCCTCGCCAATCTCAAACTCGTGCTCGATGTGGCCGGCGCCACCATGGCCGACGTGCTCAAGGTGACGGTGTTCCTGACCGACATCAACGATCGCGCCGCCATCAATCCCGTGCGGCAGGAGTTCTTCGGGGCTGCGAAGCCGGCGAGCACGCTGATCGAAGTGAGCAAGCTCGCGCTGCCCGAAATGAAGGTCGAGATCGAGGCTGTCGTTGGCTTGCCGGCCGCCCAATGATTTGAAGTACGGATGTTAGATGAGAAGGTGTTCGATGAAAAATCAGAAGAAGCAGATCAAGGCTCTGGTCGTCTTAACATGCGCCGTTTTGTTCGGCGCGGTCGCGAGCCAGGCGCAGGCGCTCGACCGGCCGATCAAGATCGGCGTGCTCAGCGATATGTCGGGACCCTACGCGGACCAGGCCGGCCTGGGCTCGGTCGAGGCGGCGAAAATGGCGATCGAAGACGCCGGCGGCAAGATCGACGGCCAGCCCATCGAACTCGTATCTGCCGATCATCAGCACAAGACCGACGTTGCGACATCGATTGTCCGGCACTGGATTGACGTCGACGGCGTCGACGTGATCGCCGACATGCCGAATTCGGGAGTGGCGCTCGCGATCCAGGCGCTGGTGAAGGAAAAGAACAAGATCGCGCTCTTCGCGACCGCTGCGACGACGGAACTGACCGGCAAGCAGTGCTCGCCGAACGGCATTCAGTGGGTCTACGACGCCTATTCGAACGCCGCAGGTCTTGCGAAAGCGCTGGTCGCGAAGGGCGACAAGAGTTGGTACTTCCTCACGGTCGACTATGCGCTTGGCATTTCATTACAGAACGAGGCCGTGAAAGCCATCACGGCGCTTGGCGGCACCGTGGTCGGCAGCGTCCGTCATCCCCTGAACAATCCGGATTTCAGCTCTTTCCTGCTGCAAGCCCAGGCGTCGAATGCCAAGGTGATCGCGCTCGCCAACGCCGGCTCGGACACCATCAATTCGGTGAAGCAGGCCGGCGAGTTCGGCCTGACCAAGGACCACGTGATCGTGGCGCCGCTGGTTTATATCTCCGACATCCACAGCATGGGCCTGCCCATGGCCCATGGGCTGACCTACATCGAAGGTTTCTACTGGGATCTGAACGACGACACGCGCGCCTGGTCGAAGCGGTTTTTCGAGCGGCGCAAGGCGATGCCGACCATGACACACGCCGGCGTCTATTCCGAGGTGGCGCACTATCTGAAGGCGGTGAAAGCTGCGGGCACCGCCGACAGCCAGGCGGTTCTCGCTAAAATGCGCGAGATGCCGGTCGACGATTTCTTCTCGCGGGGCGGGACCATCCGCAAGGACGGCCGCATGGCGCACGACATGCTGCTGGTGCAGGTCAAGTCGCCGGAAGAATCGAAATATCCCTGGGACTATTACAAGGTGCTGGCGACGCTGCCGGCGGATCAGGCCTTCCGTCCGCTATCGGAAAGCGAGTGTCCGCTCGTGAAGCAGTGAGGTTGGTTCTCAACATCAGGGACGGTTGACCAGAGCTCCGATTCCGAAGTTCGTCAGTTGTTACCGCCCACTCGGCGCGAACTTCGGAATCGAAAGAGCTCTAGTAAATATAGTCTCTAGTGCGGCTTTGATTTTGAAGTTCCTATGACGAATTCGCCGCGATATTGATAGGAACTTCAAAATCGCCGCACTAGCGCGCGCAGCGGATCGATATAGCCGGCTTTGTCGACGAAGGACTCGTTCTCTTCGAGGATCATGACTTTGGCGTCGCGCAGCGGCGTCAGGTCGCTGTCGACGAGATTGCGCTGCAATTCGTGGATCGGCGTGCCGCCGAAGCGGCCGAGGATCAGGTAGTAGTAGAAGCGAAACCGCGCGAGACAGTTGCCCTCGATCATGATGCGCGCGGGCAGGTGGCCAAAACTCGAACCGACCATCGCCACGTCGAGGTTTCGTGCCGGACTCTCCGCGCAAGGCACGGATGGCTGGAAACTTGCCTGCGGCGTTTGGTATCCGAGGTGCGGGAAGAACACGTTGAGGAGATCGGCGAGTTCGCGATCGGCGCCTTTCTCCGGCGTCGCCAGTGTGTAGGTGAACGTGAAGGGCGGGATGAGTTCGCGCCCCGCCTGCTGGTTGATCGCCTCGACGATGGCCAAAACCGCCCGTGCACCGCCGACATCGTTCCAGTGCACGCCGCCTTGCGGGAACAGGTCGAAGGGGTACGTGCCCTTCAGCGAATGGATCAGGCTTGCGGTGTCAACGACATGGATGCCGCCTTGCCGGAGCGCGCCGACATAGTCAGGCACCAATTGCTTGCGTGCCTCCGGCGTACTGGGGCAGGGGACGCTGTTGATAAAATATTCCGGCAGATGCGCGACCTTGGACGGCGAGACGACGTAGATGAAAATGCCGCCGCGGTTTTCGTAGTAGTTCTGGATGTCGCGCAGCTTCGGCAGGATATCGGCAGCGAGCTTCAAACCCATGCCTTCGGTACGCGAACAATAATCGTTGAGATACACCCGCTCGATCAACTGGCCTTTGACGCCCCTGACCACGTTGGGTGCGGTCAGCTCGCCGAACAGCTGATAGCGAATTTCATTGTTGACACGAATGAGCAGTGGGCGGATCGCCATCGCGTCGGTAACGCGGCTCGTCACGGCTTTCTGAAAACTCCCGTCACGAACGGTCGCCCATGACAGGATCACGGGCTTGTCGTAGGTGACGCCGTCGAGCTTGGGGCCGATTCTGATCGTGTGCGAAGGGAAGTACTGCAGGGCGAGAAGGTTCCAGGCGGTACCAAGCGGCAATAGCGCGAGGAAGGCGCAGAAGGCGGCGCGGACGATAGGGCGGGAGAGGGCGACGTTACGCACTGGTCAGAACCTGAAATAGATGAAGGGCTGGAACGGCGCGGTCACCGCCCGCGCGATCGCAAGCACGTAAACAACGACAAGGGCTGCGATTGTGATCGCGCGGAGCGAGCGGCTTGCCTCATAACGGCGAACGAGCACTGGGTAGAAGGCGGTTGCCGGCAACAGCGAGACGATGGCGCCGAGTGCCAGCGCGAACGGCAGCTCGGCCGGAACTTCCAGGGCGTCGTTGGCGGACGTCATGCCGAACAGCGCCGAAAGAAAGGTCGTCAGGTGCGCGGGTGAATCGGAGCGGAAAATCGCCCAGCCGATCATCACAATGAACAGCGTAACGATGGTGGCGATGACCGCGCCGCATCGTTCGAGTACATCGCGCAGGAAGACGCGATCGAGCGTGAGAAACAGGCCGTTGTAGGCGCCCCACAGCACGAAATTCCAGCTCGCGCCGTGCCAGAGGCCGGACAGCAGGAAGCAGATCCAGAGATTGCGGTAGGTGCGCACATCGCCGTCGCGGTTTCCTCCGAGCGGCTTGTAAAGATAGTCGCGGATCCAGGTCGTCAGCGACATATGCCAGCGCCGCCAGAATTCCGTGATCGAGCGCGACGCATAGGGCGCGTTGAAGTTTTCGCGAAGGCCAAAGCCGAGCATGCGCGCAAGCCCGATCGCCATGTCGGAATAGCCGGCAAAATCGAAATAGATTTGCAACGTGAAACTTCCAAGCGCGAGCCAGGCGTGGCTTGCGCCAAGGCTCGCAGGATCGGCGGCAAAGACGGTATTGACGAAGCTGCCGAGCGGATCGGCGATCAGCAGTTTGCGCCCGATGCCGCGCGAGAAACGCAGGAAGCCTGTGCCGAAATCGCTCCACTCGACGGACCGCGGCTTGGCGATCTGGTCCTGCATTTCGTGATATTTGAGAATGGGGCCGGCAAGAAGTTTCGGGAAGAACAGCGCGAACAGGCAATAATCGCGGAATGTCGCCGCCGGCTTCGAGGTGCCGCGATAGGTGTCGACGAGATAGGTGATCTTCTCGAACACCACGAAGGATACGCCGATCGGAAGCGCAAGGTGCAACAGCGGCAGCCGATGCGCGCCGAAGGGCGAAAGCGCGGCGTTGAGATTGTCGGCGAGGAAATCGGCGTACTTGTAGACGACGAGCATCGCGAGATTGCCGGCCACGCCGGCTGCAAGCGCGAGCCGCCGGGTTGGAGGCGGGGTTGGTTCGTTCAGCTGGAACGACAGCGCGTAATCGAATGCGGTCGAACCGAACAGGATCAGAACGAAGACCGGCTCGCCCCAGAAATAAAACAGCGCGCTCGCGATGAGTAGCAGCCATTTCCTGGCCGAGACGCCGCCGGTGAGCAGATAGACGGCGTAAAAAGCGGGGAAGATCGTGATGAACAGCGGTTCGTAAAACAGCATGTGCGAGCCGGCGTTGTTTCCTGAACCGTGGCCTCGGCGACCGGTAAAGCACGGCCTCAAGGGCCGACGCAACGGGCGGGGTTATCCGGGGAACACCGGACGTGGGGAAAACGAGCTGGGTTACAAAAAAGGACGCGGCGGAAGTGATCCGCCGCGCCCCGTTCTTGAAACTCGCTGGTCCAGGCGCTGAGAAACGCCCTTGGCCAAGCAGACGTGCTTAGCGGGCGATCCCAGCGAGGTGACAGCGCTTGGTATAAGACACTGGATCACCTCCTTTCGTTGTTGATGGAGACATTAATATAGGCCGTTGAATCCGGCCTGTTAAGGGTGCGTTGGTGGTTGAGACCGGGCCCGGAGCGTGTTAGGGGATCGGTCCAAAGCGCGGGTGTAGCTCAATGGTAGAGCAGCAGCCTTCCAAGCTGAATACGAGGGTTCGATTCCCTTCACCCGCTCCAATCTTTTTAAGGACTTGAGCTGTCAAGAAGTTTCCATTCTGACAAGCCGCGCGTTCTCATTCTGACAAATGTTCACTTTATCTTCGCCTGCTTGGCTTGCCTTGCGCGGCGCTTGATACGTTTCATTTGCGCCTCCTGCTTGGCCTCGTCATCGTCATGGAGATAATGCGCCATGGCCGCCGTCGACGACCACTGGCCCTTCTGCATCAACTGAGTCTCAGTCAATCCGGATGCGCTCGCTTCAGTTGTGCCGCCGTGGCGACCGAACGAGGTGAAGGTCAGTTCGGGCCGCAAACCCGCGGCCAAGATTATCTTCTTCGAAATCCGCTGGACCTGCGTCAGGATCTCGCCCTTGCCAAACCAGGGCAGGCTGCTGCCGTCCCGTCGCAACATCAGGCCGCCGGTTGGACGAAGCTTCTTGATGGCGTCGAGTTCGGCCATCAATAGCGGGTAGAGCGCCTTGCCCTGGGCGTTGAACAGCGGTTCCCAAGACCCGGTGCTCGTTTTGTAGTTGATAACGTAGACATGGTTTGGCCGGTTCGGCGGGCGATAGTGCTCGGCGACAAAGCGGATGAAGATGTGCGCCTCGCGCTGCAACCACTCCCAACCGATCAACGCCCCAGTTGAGAGTGACGGATATCAGCAATGCGGCGCCTACGTCGGAAAAATACTGAGGGGGGCAAAGCCGTCCGACCTACCGATATTGCAGCCGTCAAAATACGAACTTGTTATCAACGTTAAGACCGCCAAGACGCTCGGCTTAACTATGCCGCCCACTTTGCAGACGCTGGCTGACGAACTGATCGAATAGCGGCTCGCTGAGGTGCAAGAGTCCGCTTCTGGCAGATAGTGTTGCAAAAGTCGAAAGTTGCAGCGGTCCAAATTTTTGGCGAAAACCTGAAGCGCAAAGAGGTCGATGATTCGCATAGTCTCAGTCGCGCTGCCGAAGTCGCCGACGAATTTGTCGCAAGGCGACGAGGTCCCTCAGATCATTACACGAATAACGCGCCAGCGGCCCTGAGAAATTTTGCATTTCCTGCAAAACGACTTTTGCAACACTATCGGCACTTAGCAGACATGTTCGAGAAGCTCGGGGATGTCTGCTCTCGGGATCGAAGCGGACATGCGTGCGGCGCTCGCTGATTTCTGCAAATGATCCGAAGCGGTCGGTGACGAAAAAGACTTTCAGTTGACCACGAGCCCAAGCGTTTTGATCACCGCCTGCCATTTTTTTTCTTCGCGCTGGATATTCCGCGCGTATTCCGCCGGCGTGCTGGGGATCGGATCGCCGCCCGCATCAATTAAGCGCTTCTTCACGTCTTCCGACGTCAAGATCTTGCGTAGCTCTGTGTTCAACCGCTCGATGATCGGCTGCGGCGTGGTGGCCGGAGCGACCAGTCCGTAGTACTGGACGATCTCGAGGTCCGGCAGGCCGGACTCGGCAAGGGTCGGAACATCGGGGATCGCGGCCACGCGTGAGGGCGACCCAACGGCAATCGCGCGCAGCGCGCCGGACTGGATATTGCCGATCGCCGGCGGCAGCGTGTTGAAGGCGAGCATCACATGGCCGCCCACGAGATCGTTGGTTAGCGGTCCGGTCCCCTTGTAGGTGACGATCGTTATGTCCGTGCCTGTCATGGCCTTGAATTGCTCGGCGCCGAAGTAATTCAACGTCGGTGACGGTGGCGTGCCGACCGTAAGCTTCGCACCTTCTCGCTTCGCAAGCGCGATGACCTCGGCCAATGACTTTGCCGGGACCGATGGATTGGACATGATTACGACCGGAACCAAGGCGATCAAACTGATCGCCTCGAAGTCCTTTTCAATGTCGTAGCCCGGATTGGCCGCAAGGGCGGCCCCAGTGACCATGAGAAGCAGCGTGTAGCCATCAGGCCGCGCCCTCGCGACATCGCGCGTGCCGATCACCGAGCCACCGCCCGGACGATTGACGACCACCACCTGCTGACCAAGCGCCTCGGTGAGCTTCTGCGCGATTACCCGACCGACGGTGTCAACGCCACCCCCGGCGGGATACGCGACCACCAGCGAGACGGTCCGCGAAGGGTACTCTTCCGCTAGCGCATCGCGCCCTGCTGGAGCTGTCACCAGAACGGATAAGATGATAATCATAGCCGCGCGCCTTAGCGGTGCAGCGAGGAGCGCCTCTATCATGGCCGGTCCTTCGTTCGTCCAGCTGTTGAACGCGATCCCATTATTGCACGATAGTTTGGTTTGGGACATGAGGGTTAGCGCTGATAGCGCACGCGGTTTCAGGTGTAGTCCCGAGCAATAGAAAATTCGGGCGACCATCGAGGACGCCCGCGCTATGTCGCTCGGTGACGTCCGTTGTTCGCACGAAACGGACCAGCCGGTTTCCTGTAGCGATGTCCATTGGGGTGAAGCGGAAGTAGCGGTCGGCGCGTTAAACCAACGCGATTGCCCCATCTGAGACGTTGGCCGTACTCAATGGCGGGGTCTCGATGCGGGTTTCCGCTGCTAACACAGTCATGGCTTAAACTGTTAAGATGTCGTCTCCTGGGCTTGGAGTCGGGCATGAAGCGACGCGAGTTCATCGCGCTCCTCGGCAGCGCGGCGGCAATCCGACCGCTCTGCGCGCGTGCAGAGCGCCCGCTAGAGCGGATGCTCTATTTCACGTACTCGGCCGGCTACCGGCATGACGTTATACCGCTTTCCAAGGCAATCCTGACCCAGCTTGGAAGTAATTCCGGTGTATTTGAAGTCACTGCAACTGAAGACACGTCTGAATTTTCGACCGAAAACCTCGAGCGCTATGCCGCGGTGATGTTCTACACAACCGGAGAACTTCCGATGAGCGGCGCTCAAAAGAAAGCTCTTCTCAACTTTGTGCGCTCGGGCCGTGGGTTCCTCGGTGTTCATTCGGCTGCCGACACTTTCTACACATGGCCGGACTATCTTGATCTGGTCGGCGGCTACTTCAACGGTCATCCTTGGCGTCAGGCCGTGACTATCGAGGTGGTTGATCCTGGCGATCCACTGGTGGCGTTTCTCGGGAATTTGTTGCAAATCGAGGATGAAATCTACCAGATTAGCGACTTCGATTATCGGGGATCACACGTGCTCTTGCGCCTTGACCATAGCTCGGTGGAGCTTAGCAAGACCGGTGTGCATCAACGGTTCTATGGTTGGCCTCTCACCTGGACCCGATCTTACGGCCAGGGGCGGGTATTCTATACGGCGCTCGGCCACGAAGCGTCGGTCTGGCAGGACCCCCGCTACCAGCGACTCCTCTCGAACGCTATCCTCTGGTCTATGCGAAGGTTGCCCTAGGGGTCGAAAAACCTCGCCCTGCGACTCTCGCCCCCGCGTGATCGAATAAACAACGCTGCTTCCCAGATTGGCACTCTGGCGACGTGCCCAATCCAGCTGACGATGTCGGTTCGTGGGAGTAAAGCGGACTCACAGCGGACCTCGCGGAAACGACGCGAATGACCCATTGCAGACATATGGCCACGGACGGCGGGCTAGTACGACCGCTAAAAACCCAGGTCGGCTCTCTCACAGCTTTGCGAAGCCGCTGGCAAGTTCGTACGTTCGAAAGAATAGGATGTATTCGTCGCGCTCGAACGCGATATCGTAGTTGGTGCCCTGCTCCATAAGCGTTTCACTGATCTGCTGGCCGTTAATCCGATTTGCGTATCGATATTGGTTAGGCCACTTTGGCACGCCGCCGATTGAGATTACTGAGGTGTCACAGAAAGCGAAGCCTCGCAGCCCCGGTTGAATCTCAACTGCGGAGTAGTCCAACCTTTCCTTCGCTTTCATTTCCGCTGAGAGTTCGCCACTGGGCTCTAATCGGTTGATCGAGAGATCGGATCGGGCAGGATAAACATCACCCTCGACGTTGCGATTGAAAAAGATTTCCGCGCCGGGTTCGCGGCGAGCCAATCCATTATCTCCGCCAAAGACAGCATAGTAGTCTTTGAAGCGATTTCCCTCAAAAAGGAGAGGGTTTTGATTTTTTTTGTCATAAGCCATACTCCATAGCGCGCTGCGCATGGGCGAACTCGGAAACCAATAGGATGGTTTGTCATCAGGCCAGAACTGGCGGGCTAGTTCGCGTACAGGCTCGGGGACCCTCACTCTGGACGCGCTACGACACTGAGAGGCCATCACTCGATAACCCGGCTTCCACTTTGGGAAATCCCACATGTTTCTTGGGTTGATGCCCAATAGCGCGTAAGTGATGAAATTCTTCTTCGCCCCGGTCTCACGCCAAGCTTGCCATTCCTCGCTCGTCGCTCGGTTAATTGTGGCACCGAGGAATTTCAACTCGGAACGCGGGCTATCGTACGCATCCTCCGATGCATATGCGACGCCAGACCAAGGCTCGTCGGCAGTTTGGTAGGTGACCACGAGCGGTAGCAATGTTTTGGGAACTCTGCCGTTCTGCGTGGTCTCGCCGTGACAGGCCTGAGGCAAGTGTACCGCCACACCGTGATCATCTTTTGTCTTGAGCCCGAAGATCGTTGGCACGAGGACGACCTCGACGGTTCGGTCGTTATCCTTGTAGGTCGTGACGCTGACATTGCAGCCGACCACGATGTCGAAATCGAGCGGCTCGCCTTTGTAAATATAGCTGGCCTTAAATCGGTAATAATAGCCGCCATCCTGTCCGGCCTTCTTCACCTCGACCGATTTTGTGAAACTCCAAGGGGCGCCGAAGACAAATTTCAGGGCGTCTTGTTGGACAAAAGCGAACAACAAGAAGGGCAGCGCGATGCCAATCAACCATCGAGGGTGCATCTACTCCACCTACCTTCAATATGATTCCTATAAGTTGTATTGCTGAAAAGCGCCTCCTAGAGCGTTAACAGATCCGTCCACACTATCTCCGAGTCGCGGCGCTAGGTAATTGAATCGTAAATGTTCGGGGCAAACTCTGAGTAGAATAACGCTGATGTCCGAATTCTCTAATCGGCCGTTAGGGGTCAAGCACTTTCAGACTATCCATGTTTGCGGTGTTGGTGTCGCCCACGGGCTCGTGCTTCTCTTCGGAATCGGCACCAAGGCCCTTCCAGTATGGGATTCGAAGACGAGGCGGAACAATCTTTGGGGCGGCCTTGCCGTCTTACAGACAGTGGGTCCAAGCGGACACACGAACTCACCTCATCCATCGTCCCGTGAGGGACATCATTCCACCGCTCGGTGGAACTCGAGTGTCCTCCTATCGCGTTTAATCCTGCTAGTCCTCACGCCGCTGTAACTTCCCGGCTCCATCGGAACTCGGTACCGTCAACCCAGATGCGGTGCATGATCACCGCCAACCGGCGCGCCAGCGCCACGATCGCCTTCTTCATCCCGCGGTGCCTGGCGATCTTCATGGCCCAGGCCTTGAGCCAGGACCACTTCGCCAAACGCACCAGCATGATATGAGCCGCTTCGTAGAGCATTGCCCGCATCATCTCGTCGCCGCACCTTGATATGGCGCCGGGTCGGTCAATCTCGCCTGATTGATACCTGGAAGGCGTGAGCCCAAACACCGCCCCCACCGCCTTGGAGTTTCGGAAGCGGGCGGGCACGTCGACAGTCGCGCGATAGGTCAGCGCCACAACGGGACCAACACCCGGGATGGTCATCAGGCGCCGGCACACATCATCATTCCGAACGATAGCCAGCAAGCGACGATGAAGAATGCCGATCTGCTCACGAAGCGTCCGCCGGACAATCAGCAGCGGTTCGACTAACTCAGCAAGATCCGGGAAGCTTTCGACAAGCTCCTTGATGCGCGCCTCGAACTTCACCGTTCCTACCACGCCCACCTTGAGGCCGAAGTTGCGCAAAGTCCCTCGCAGGTCGTTATCGACGGCGATGGCCTTGGACTGCAGCAGTTTGCGATGGGTCAACAGCATTCGCAGTTTCTGACTGCGTAGCGTCTTCACATGCACCGGGCGATAAAGCCCCGCCCGCATCATCTGGGCCATACCGCGCGCATCGTTGCGATCCGTCTTGTTGATCTGCGCCTTCAGAACCGCCCGCATGTGCCGCGTCTCGACACAGATGACAGGCAAGCCTGCTTCGGCAAGCGCACCGAAAAGCCATTGCGACAGCGGCCCAGCCTCCAATCCGATCCGCTTGAAACGGTAGGCCGGGTTCCCCAGAACCCGCAGCAGAGCGTCTGGCTCGCTTGCTACCCTTAATTCCTTCGCGATCCTGCCTGTGTCATCCACAATGCAGACACTTGTCTCCTTGACCGATACGTCCAATCCAGCAAAATGGTCCATGCTGCGCTTCTCCTTCTGATGCTTGAGGCCGTTACCACGGACCTCGTTTCACCATCAGCCTGAAGCGCAGCACCCAAAATCTTCAGCTATCCACAAGCTGGGCCGGCCGATTACCCCATCTTTGGGCACGAAACGGACCAGCCGGGTTGTTGCGTCGAAGTCCGTTGATCGGGGTAGACCGGAAGTGGCAAGCCCAACGTCAAAATGACGCGATAGATCCTAGGCGGACATCGCGTCGCTCCTTCTCACTGGAGCCGCCTTGCGCTAAAGTTGGCGGACCAGTTGCCCCCGGAGCATTGGAGGGCGTGATGGTCGTGCCGATAACGCGCTACGCCAAGAGTGGGAACGTCCACATCGCCTACCAGGTCTTTGGAAGTGGACCCAACGACCTGGTCTTCGTGCCCGGCTTCATATCCCACCTCGAGAATTACTGGGAGCATCCTGATCTGGCGCGATGGCTGCTTCGGCTGGGAAGCTTCGCGCGTGTGATCATGTTCGACAAGCGCGGGACGGGCCTTTCGGATCCAGTCGCGGCGGTGCCGTCGCTGGATCTGCGCATGGACGATGTCCGTGCCGTCATGGACGCGGCGGGCAGTGAACGTGCGGCCGTTCTGGGCGTGTCGGAGGGCGGCGCGCTGGCGGCCCTGTTTGCCGCGACCTATCCCCAGCGCTGCCAACAGGCTGTGCTCTACGGCGCCTGGGCGCGCTTCCCTGTCCCCGCCGAGGTTCTCGAGCCACTCTTCAAGTATATCGATCGGGCCTGGGGGAACGGCCTTAGCTTGGCGGCATTTGCCCCATCGCGCCAGACCGATCCAGCCATGCTGCATTGGTGGGGCCGTTTCGAGCGCCTGGGCGCGAGCCCGGCAGGCGTGACGGCGGTGCTGCGGATGTGCGCCGAAACGGACGTCAGTGATATCGTTTCGTCGATACGCGTACCGACCTTGGTGATTCACTGCAAGGATGACGCGCTCATCCCCCTGGAGACTGGACGTTTCCTCGCACAAAGCATTCCAGGTGCTCGGTTGGTCGAGTTACCCGGACAGGATCATCTGTTTTTCCTTCACGAGCAGATCGGCGATTACGTCGAGGAGTTCCTCACGGGATCGGTCTCGGCGCCGGAGAGCGAGCGCGTGCTGGCAACCGTTCTGTTCACAGACATTGTGGGGTCGACCGCGCGCGCCGAGCAGATCGGCGACCGGCGCTGGCGCGATTTGCTCGATGCCCATCACGCGAGCGTACGGCGGGAACTCGCACGATACCGTGGCAGCGAGGTCAAGTCGCTCGGCGATGGATTTCTGGCCACGTTCGACGGCCCTGCACGCGCCATCCGTTGCGCCCGTGCGATTACCGAGGCTATCCGTCCACTGGAGATTCAAATTCGTTGCGGCCTTCACACCGGTGAGATCGAGATAACGGGCAACGACGTTCAAGGCATTGCCGTCCACATTGCTTCACGCGTCTCCGCGCTCGCAGGCGCGGGCGAGACCTTGGTATCGCGCACCGTGAAGGACCTTGTCGCAGGCTCCGGTCTTCACTTCGAAGAGCGGGGAAGACACGCACTCAAGGGGCTCCTTGAACCAATGGAGCTATACGCAGCTTCGCCCTGAAAGCTTGGTTTCTGCGGCGGCTTAAACGAGGCCGACGAATGTCGCCTTGTGGCACTTTTGAGACACTACATTGAGCAATTTGTGTGATTTGAATGGAAACTCTGTGACAAATAATTCGCCACCTACAGTCAACTCCTATTCCGTTCACGAAGACGAATTGAAATGGTTCGACGTTCCCCTCGTAGCGGGAGGGAAGGCGGCGTTGCTACTCCGCGATCCTACCAAAGCCGGGACGGTGGTTTTGCGATTCAAGTTTCCACCAAACCGACAGACGCCGCCGCACAGGCACCCTTATGCGGAATACACTACGATCCTGAGCGGTAAGGTATACTACGGCGAGGGCGAAAAATTTGACGCCTCTAATCCCGAAATTGGAAAGGTCGGCACATTCGCTATCGTACCCGCCGGCCAAGCGCATTTCGTATGGACGTTGGATGATGAAGCCATCGTTCAACTTCAATTTGAGGGACCTTC comes from the Bradyrhizobium erythrophlei genome and includes:
- a CDS encoding ThuA domain-containing protein, whose amino-acid sequence is MKRREFIALLGSAAAIRPLCARAERPLERMLYFTYSAGYRHDVIPLSKAILTQLGSNSGVFEVTATEDTSEFSTENLERYAAVMFYTTGELPMSGAQKKALLNFVRSGRGFLGVHSAADTFYTWPDYLDLVGGYFNGHPWRQAVTIEVVDPGDPLVAFLGNLLQIEDEIYQISDFDYRGSHVLLRLDHSSVELSKTGVHQRFYGWPLTWTRSYGQGRVFYTALGHEASVWQDPRYQRLLSNAILWSMRRLP
- a CDS encoding ABC transporter substrate-binding protein, giving the protein MKNQKKQIKALVVLTCAVLFGAVASQAQALDRPIKIGVLSDMSGPYADQAGLGSVEAAKMAIEDAGGKIDGQPIELVSADHQHKTDVATSIVRHWIDVDGVDVIADMPNSGVALAIQALVKEKNKIALFATAATTELTGKQCSPNGIQWVYDAYSNAAGLAKALVAKGDKSWYFLTVDYALGISLQNEAVKAITALGGTVVGSVRHPLNNPDFSSFLLQAQASNAKVIALANAGSDTINSVKQAGEFGLTKDHVIVAPLVYISDIHSMGLPMAHGLTYIEGFYWDLNDDTRAWSKRFFERRKAMPTMTHAGVYSEVAHYLKAVKAAGTADSQAVLAKMREMPVDDFFSRGGTIRKDGRMAHDMLLVQVKSPEESKYPWDYYKVLATLPADQAFRPLSESECPLVKQ
- a CDS encoding MBOAT family O-acyltransferase; this encodes MLFYEPLFITIFPAFYAVYLLTGGVSARKWLLLIASALFYFWGEPVFVLILFGSTAFDYALSFQLNEPTPPPTRRLALAAGVAGNLAMLVVYKYADFLADNLNAALSPFGAHRLPLLHLALPIGVSFVVFEKITYLVDTYRGTSKPAATFRDYCLFALFFPKLLAGPILKYHEMQDQIAKPRSVEWSDFGTGFLRFSRGIGRKLLIADPLGSFVNTVFAADPASLGASHAWLALGSFTLQIYFDFAGYSDMAIGLARMLGFGLRENFNAPYASRSITEFWRRWHMSLTTWIRDYLYKPLGGNRDGDVRTYRNLWICFLLSGLWHGASWNFVLWGAYNGLFLTLDRVFLRDVLERCGAVIATIVTLFIVMIGWAIFRSDSPAHLTTFLSALFGMTSANDALEVPAELPFALALGAIVSLLPATAFYPVLVRRYEASRSLRAITIAALVVVYVLAIARAVTAPFQPFIYFRF
- a CDS encoding RidA family protein, which produces MPQSHRARRQEFRIEELAAPLSHYTDAVRFGDILFVSGLTAHNGEGKLVGGADAAAQTRQILANLKLVLDVAGATMADVLKVTVFLTDINDRAAINPVRQEFFGAAKPASTLIEVSKLALPEMKVEIEAVVGLPAAQ
- a CDS encoding Bug family tripartite tricarboxylate transporter substrate binding protein, yielding MSQTKLSCNNGIAFNSWTNEGPAMIEALLAAPLRRAAMIIILSVLVTAPAGRDALAEEYPSRTVSLVVAYPAGGGVDTVGRVIAQKLTEALGQQVVVVNRPGGGSVIGTRDVARARPDGYTLLLMVTGAALAANPGYDIEKDFEAISLIALVPVVIMSNPSVPAKSLAEVIALAKREGAKLTVGTPPSPTLNYFGAEQFKAMTGTDITIVTYKGTGPLTNDLVGGHVMLAFNTLPPAIGNIQSGALRAIAVGSPSRVAAIPDVPTLAESGLPDLEIVQYYGLVAPATTPQPIIERLNTELRKILTSEDVKKRLIDAGGDPIPSTPAEYARNIQREEKKWQAVIKTLGLVVN
- a CDS encoding ABC transporter substrate binding protein; translated protein: MCASRCNHSQPINAPVESDGYQQCGAYVGKILRGAKPSDLPILQPSKYELVINVKTAKTLGLTMPPTLQTLADELIE